Part of the Deltaproteobacteria bacterium genome, GGTGGCCACATCGAGGGGCTTCTCATCCAGATCGAGGGTCTCCGTGACGAGCCATTCCACGGAACCATGGGCACCCGCGACAAACCCGAGGCCGAGCACGGCTGCCAGCAAAACCGGAACGAGCCTTTTCACCATTTGCATCCTCCCGCAAACCCGTATTTTCCCCATTGTACCAGATAAGTCCCCTCAGGTGACCGACATGTGCCCGTCAAAGACCGGGGGTTTATGAGGATCACTCCTTCAGGAACTGGCGGAGAACGAAGGGAAGGATGCCACCGTTTGTGAAGTATTCGAACTCGTTCGGCGTATCGATCCGTGCCAGGACGGAAAAACTCCTTTCCGCCCCGTCGGGGGAAACGGCCCTCACCTCGAGTTTTGATGCGGGGGAAAGCGACGAGACGCCAGCAATGTGGTAGGTCTCCCGTCCCGTCAGCCCCAGGGATTTCCAGCTTTCCCCATCCCGGAACTGGAGGGGAAGCACGCCCATGCCGATGAGATTGGAGCGGTGTATCCTCTCGAAGCTCTCTGCAATAACCGCCCTGACCCCAAGAAGCCTGGTCCCCTTCGCCGCCCAGTCCCTCGACGAACCCGTGCCGTATTCCTTCCCCGCTACCACGATGAGAGGGACCCTTTCATCGCCGTAGCGCATCGCCGCATCGTAAATCCACATCTGCTCATCGGTGGGAAAATGGCGGGTGAACCCCCCCTCGATGCCGGCGAGTAGTTGATTCTTTATGCGGACGTTTCCGAAGGTGCCCCGGATCATCACCTCGTGGTTTCCCCGCCGGGACCCGTAGGAGTTGAAATCAGCGACGGAAACGCCCTTCGCTATCAGGTACTGGCCGGCCGGGCTCTCTTCCGGAATGGCGCCGGCAGGCGATATGTGGTCGGTGGTGACCGTATCGCCTAAGAGGGCGAGAACCCTCGCGCCCGCGATATCTCCCTGATCCGAGAGATCCGCTGCCATGTCCGCGAAATAGGGAGGCTCTTTTATGTAGGTTGAGGTCTCATCCCACCGGTAATCGCCGCCTCCGGGGACCTTCATGACGTTCCACTGCTCGCTCCCCTGGAAAACGTTGGCGTAGGTATTCTGGAACTTCACCGGGGTGACGTACTTCTGGACGTGTTCCTGAACCTCAGCGGGGGGCGGCCAGATATCTCTCAGGTACACCGGGTTGCCGGCCGTGTCGTGGCCGAGGGGGTCCTTTGTCAGGTCGAGGCTCATCTTTCCCCCCAGGGCATAGGCTACGACGAGCGGCGGCGACGCCAGGTAGTTTGCGCGGACCTGGTTGTGAATCCTGCCTTCGAAGTTCCGGTTTCCCGAGAGGACGGAGGAGACGACAAGGTCATCCTCAACCACCGCCTTCCTGATATCATCGGGAAGGGGACCGCTGTTGCCGATGCAGGTCGTGCATCCGTATCCGACGAGGTGAAACCGGAGGCCTTCGAGGTAAGGCATGAGCCCGGAATCGATGAGGTAGTCCGTCACGGCGACCGACCCGGGGGCAAAGCTCGTTTTCACCCAGGGCTTGACCTGGAGGCCTCGCTTTATGGCATTTCTCGCCAGGAGCCCCGCCTGGATCATCACGGAGGGATTGGACGTGTTGGTGCAGCTGGTTATCGCCGCAATGACCACGTAGCCGTGGCAGAGACCGTAGGAGGTGCCGTCGTGCTTGCTTATCGGCACGCAGATATCTTTCGGCCCAACGCCGGCAGAGGCGGGAATTTCACCGTTCACCGGGCACCCGCCCTCGTTCAGCCAGTCTTCGAGGTGCTCCCGGTCGATCTTTATCTGCGCCATTTTTCCCGTGTCTTCCAGCAGCTGATAGAACGAGTCGCCCGCCCCGGAGAGGGAGACACGGTCCTGCGGACGCGAGGGACCGGCCAGGCTCGGCTCGATCGATCCAAGGTCGATCTCGACCACCTGGGAATAGACGGGATCCGGCTTGCCGGGGTCGTACCAGAGGTCCTGCTCCCGGTAGTATGCCTCGGCGACCCTCGCCGCCTCTTCCCGTCCCGTGAGGCGGAGATACTCAACCGTCTGCCCGTCGACGGGGAAGATACCCACCGTGGCACCGTATTCGGGCGTCATGTTTCCAATGGTGGCGCGATCGGCCACCCCGAGGCCCGGAAGCCCGGGCCCGAAGTACTCGACGAACTTGCCCACCACGCCCAGCTTCCGGAGACGCTCCGTCACCGTCAGCACGAGGTCCGTCGCCGTCGCGTAAGCCGGGAGATCCCCCGTAAACCTGACACCCACCACCTCGGGTATGGGCATTGAGTAGGGCTGCCCGAGCAGAACCGCTTCCGCCTCGATTCCGCCGACGCCCCAGCCCAGGACACCGATGCCGTTTATCATCGGCGTGTGGGAGTCTGTGCCCACGAGGGTGTCGGGATAAACGGTCAGGCCATCATCCCCTTCCGACACCATGGCGACGCGGCCCAGAAACTCCAGGTTCACCTGATGGCAGATGCCCGTGTTGGGAGGAACAACGGTGAAGTTGTCAAATGCCTGCTGTGCCCATTTTAAAAGCTGATACCGCTCTTTGTTCCGCTCGAACTCGAGCCGTTCGTTCTCGAGGAAGGCGGAGTCGCTGCCGAATCGGTCCACCTGGATTGAATGGTCGATGACCAGGTCTACCGGGATGCGGGGGTTTACCCTCCCGGGATTGCCGCCGAGCCTGGTCAGGGCAGATCGGATGGCCGCTAAATCCACAACGGCCGGAACGCCCGTGAAGTCCTGGAGGAGGACTCGCGCCGGCATGAACTCTATCTCGATCCCCGGGCCGCCGTGCGGGTCCCATCCCGCCAGGGACGCGATGACCTCAGCGGTGACCGTCACGCCGTTTTCGTGGCGCAGCAGGTTCTCGAGCAGTATCCGCAGAGAATAGGGGAGCCGGCTCACATCGCCGATCCCTGCATCATAGAGTGCCGGCAGGGAGTGGAATATGTGATCGCGGCCATCTATCCGGACGGTTCTCTTCGTGCCGTAACTGTTTCCCTTTCTCTTTCCCATTTTTTTCCCCGCTCCCCGTTCTTTTACATTGATAGCACCCTTAACACAGTCCTATCAACGAAAAAGTAAATCCTTATGTTTGGATTGAAACGCAGGCTTCCGGGTTTCATCTTTCATGGTGTGGGGACACCTCCCGGGACCACGGGCAAGGGAAAAGAAAAGCCTTCAATATCAGGCTTTTGAGATATACTTCCCATCATAGACCCGCACGCCGTCTTCAAGGGTGAGGAAAGATGCACCTCTTCGGTAAAGTAGAGCGCGCTACATTCGTGGCCAGGCCGAACCGGTTCACCGTGGAATGTGTCCTAAAGGGGAAGCGGGTAACGGCATACCTCCCGAACCCCGGCAGGTTGTGGGAGCTGATGATTCCGGGGGCCACCGTTTATCTGGAGAGGGCCGCTGCGGCGGAAAGGAAGCTTTCCTTCACGGCGGTTGCGGTGGAGCGGTCGGGGATCCCCGTCATGCTCCACACCCACCGCACAAACGACGTCGCCGCAGCTCTCATCGAAGAAAACCGCATCCCGGGGCTCGAAGGTTTCAGGATCACGGGACGGGAAGTGCGCCTCAACCGGAGCCGGGTCGACTTTCGCCTCGAAAGGGGGCGCGAGGAGATCCTCCTGGAGGTGAAATCGTGCACCCTCTTCGGCAGCAGGGTGGCCATGTTTCCCGATGCGGTGACGGCCCGGGGGAGGAGGCATCTCGAGGAGCTCGCGCGCATTCCGGGAAAGGGGAAACGGGGCGCGATCCTCTTCATCGTCCACTGGCCTCACGCCGAGTACTTCCTTCCCGAGTATCACACGGACCTTCCCTTCTCCCTTTCATTTCTCGAGGCCAGGGACAAGCTTACGATACTGACCGCTGCCGTTGGCTGGAAAGGCGACCTGTCACGGGAGGATTCGGTCACACCGCTGACCGTCCCCTGGGAGGTGATTGCCCGGGAAGCGAAGGACAGGGGCAGCTACCTCATCATCCTCCGTCTTTCGCGAAGGAGGGTGCTTTCTGTGGGAAAACTCGGAAGGGTAGCGTTTCCCAAAGGATACTACGTTTACTGCGGTTCTGCGAAAAAGAACCTCACCGGGAGGATAGCGCGGCACCGGCGGCTCAGGAAGAAGCATTTCTGGCACATCGACTACCTCCGGGAGGCCGGTGAGTTCGTCGCCGCCCTTCCCGTGAGGACGGGCGACGACCTGGAGTGCGAAATCGCCCGTTCTGTGGAAAAATTGGGAGAAGTGCCGGTGCCCTCTTTCGGGGCTTCCGACTGCTCGTGCCCATCACACCTTGTCAAAATGCCCCACAATCCCTTATATTCTGCAAAGTTTCATTATTTGCTGCAATATTACAGAATGGACAGGCTCTTCACGGACTCCTGACCGGCAAGGGGGAATCGAAGCGCCCCGTCACCATTCCTTCCCGTTGTGCCCCGGGGCTTTCTTTATCCCGAAATTCTCGGCTGCCCTTCCGGCGATTGCGTTCCCTATCGGAATGGACGCCGTGGCGGCGGGAGATGGTGCATTGAGCACGTGTATCGTGCGATCCGTGGCGGCAATCCTGAAGTCGTCAACGAGGCTTCCGTCGGGCTCGAGCGCCTGGGCACGAACGCCCGATTTTGCGGGAACGATATCGCCGGCACTGATCTGCGGCACCAGCCTCTCAAGGGCCCTGAGGAAAGCCGTTCTGCTGAAGGAGCGGTAGAACTCACCGGCCCCCACCCTGCCGTATTTTGCTACCATCCGCCAGAACCCGGGGTAGCGGAGCATCTGCCCCGTGTCGGCGAGGGAGAAATCGAAGCGGCCGTACCCTTCCCGCTTCAATGCCAGCACCGCATTCGGCCCCGCCTCCACTTCCCCGCCCACCATCCGCGTGAAGTGCACCCCGAGAAAGGGAAAACGCGGGTCGGGAACGGGGTAGATCAGGTTTTTCACGAGGTGCCTGCGATGGGAAACGAGGGTGTAATACTCGCCCCTGAAAGGGATGATCTGTATTCCCGGGTCCACTCCGCACATCCGGGCGACCCTGTCTGCATAAAGGCCCGCACAGTTAATCAGGTAGCGGCTGTGCACCACACCCCCTTCCGTCTCGATAGCCATACCGCCCCCTTCCATGCTGACCGATGTCACCCGTGCCCCCCTTCGTATCTCTCCCCCCCGCTCCATGATCACCGCGGCGAAGGATTCCGTCACCCGGGTAAAATCAACGATTCCCGTCTCGGGGACGAGGAGCCCTCTCACTCCCGAGGCGTGCGGCTCGTACTCGGCGATCTCTTCCCCCCGTATGCCCTTCAGGCCCGAAAGACCGTTCTCCATGCCCCTCCTTTCCAGCTCATCGAGGCGGGGGGCCTCTTCCCGGCTGACGGCAACGACGATCTTTCCGCACCGCTCGCTGGGGATCGCGTGATCCTCGCAAAAGCGGTAGAGCGCCTCGCGCCCCTCGACACAGTACCTGGCCTTCAGGCTCCCCGGCCGGTAGTAGAGCCCGGCATGGATCACCCCGCTGTTTCTCCCGCTCTGATGGGCTGCAAGCTGCTCCTCCGCCTCGAGGAGAACCAGGGAGACCCGGTACTGTCTCAGAAGGGCCATCGCCGTGGCCGTCCCGATGATGCCGCCACCGATGACAGCGATGTCATGGTTCGTAGGCTTTCCCACCGAAACGCTCCCGCTATTTATCGCTATTCTCGGGGGATCGGAACCCTTTCCCCGCCCTGCCCGAGCTTACCCGGACCCGGGAAAGGCCCCCCTACACACGGTAATCGTACCCTCTCTCACCCAGAAAGGCCAACACCCCGGCTATCCCCGGGATTCCCGACCTGCCCCCGATCTCCCTGCACTTCATCGCCGCGAGTGCGGAGGCAAAGATGACCGTCCTCCTTATGTCCCAGCCCTTGAGGAGACCGAAGATATACCCTCCGTGGAACACGTCCCCCGCCCCCGTCGTATCGGCCACGTCCACCTCGAAAGCCGGGACCGATATCATGTCCCGGCCGTCCCAGGTGACGCTGCCCCGGGACCCGAGGGTTACCGTCACGGCCTTGCAGGAAAAGCGTTCCGCCGCCCTGCGAAGGTCTCCCCCCGAAGGGTCCCACCCCAGGTCGGCGGCAAACTCGCCCGACGCCACCAGATAGTCCGAGAGCGCCGCTATTTCGAGCATTCCCTTCCTTACCCTCCCGGCGTCGAGCATAACGGGGATACCGAGCTCATTTGCCCTTCTCGCCGCGAGGAGGGAAACCTCGGCCATCAGCCCGTCGAGAAGGAGAAAATCAGCGCCCAGGAGGAAATCCTCTCCCAGCTCCTTTTCTCTGAGCTCCTCCCCCGTTGCCCTCTTCCAGAATATCGTCCTCGTCCCGGTCCCCCGCTCGATTGCGATGAACGCTTCCTGTGACGATGCCCCCCTCCTCGTTACCAGCCCTCCCACGTCGATTTTCTCCCCGGCGAGGGACGCTTCTATCTTCTCGCCCGCACCGTCGTCTCCTCTCACCCCGTAGAACCTGCAGGAGGCACCCAGGCGGGAGAGGGCGACGAGAGCCGTCGCAACGGGCCCCCCTCCCTGCTCTTTCCAGAGGAGGATTTCCGTTTTCGTGTCTGTTTCGGGAAAAGACTCAACAAGACCGAGATAATCCAGGCAACACTGGCCCAAACCGGTTACGCGCATGAGAAATTATACCATGCAGACATCCCGGAAAGGTCAGAGGGGAAAGCCCTGAACCCTGTAATCGGACAAAAAGGCAGTTTCTGGTTTCGCGTTTCTCGTTTCGCGTTTCCGGTTGAACCGGAAACGGTAAACGGTAAAATGTAAGCTATGAACTGTTCCTATTCCGCATTCCGAAATCCGAATTCCGCATTGCCGTCATGTACGAAGATGGGAGTCGACAGTCGAGAGGAGAAAGGAGAAAATCGTATAACAACCACTCTCCCCTACCTATTCTCTCCTTACTCCTATCGGGTTTTGAACTCTAAACGCGAAACTCGAAACTCTAAACTCTGAGGTGACGATCACATCAGTTCGAACACCCCGGCTGCCCCCATCCCGCCGCCGATGCACATGGTTACCATGCCCAGGGAAACGCCCTGCCTCTTCATCTCGTAAAGGAGCGTCGCCGTCAGTTTTGCGCCGGTGCACCCCAGCGGATGACCCAGCGCGATGGCCCCGCCGTTGACATTTACCCTCTCAGGATCGAGGCCGAGCTCTTGCATCACGGCAAGCGACTGGGCCGCAAATGCCTCGTTTAACTCGATCAGACCGATATCCCCCTGTTTGATGCCGAGCCTCTGAAGAACCTTCGGTATCGCCTTCACGGGGCCGATCCCCATGATCTCGGGGGGAACGCCGGCAACGTCATAACCGAGGAACCTGGCGAGAGGTTTGAGGTCGTAAGCTTCAACGGCTTCGGCGGACGCGACCAGGACGGCCGCGGCCCCGTCGCTCATCTGGGAAGAATTTCCCGCGGTGACCGTTCCCGTGGAAGAGAAGGCGGGCCTGAGCTTGGAAAGGGCCGCCAGGGAGGTGTCCTCCCTCGGTCCCTCGTCGGTGTCGAACAGGACCTGCTTCTTGACCGGGGGACCGCCGTTGTCTGCAATGAACACGAAAGTCTCGACGGGAACTATCTCCTCCCCGAACCTGCCCCCCGAGATCGCAGCGACCGCCCTCTGGTGACTTTTCAGGGCAAAGGCGTCCTGTTCCTCACGAGAAATTTCGTACTTCTTTACCACCTCCTCCGCCGTGAGGCCCATCGGCATGTACACTTCGGGATAGCTCTCGATGAGATCGGGATTGAAGGCAACCTTGTTTCCGCCCATGGGGACCATGCTCATGCTCTCCGTCCCGCCCGCCACGATCAGCCCCGAAGCACCCGAAAAGACCCTGTCTGCTGCTATGGCAATGGACTGGAGCCCCGAGGAACAGAACCTGTTTATCGTCATAGCGGGCACATCGCAGGGTACTCCTGCCTTGAAGGCGGCTATCCTCGCCACGTTCATCCCCTGTTCCGCCTCGGGCATGGCGCAGCCGAGGATTATGTCATCGATCCTGCCCGGATCGAGGTCGGGGTTTTCCTCCAGTATGCCCTTTATGACCTCCGCGGCCAGGTCGTCGGGCCTCGTATCCTTCAACGTTCCCCTCAACGCACGGCCAATTGCCGTCCTTTTTGGAGACACTATGTATACGGTGCTCATTTCAACCTCCAAACGTGTCAGTTTCGCAAGGGTTTGTTCGTCATAAGCATGTGCTGAATCCTCTCAACGGTCTTTTCCTCGCCGCAGAGGGAGAGAAAAGCCTCCTTCTCCAGGTCGAGAAGATGCTGTTCATCGACCTCCCGGCCGGGGGCGACGTCACCACCGGAGAAAATAGTGCTGAGCTTGCTGCCGATGTGGGCGTCGTACTCCGAAATATAACCCGCCACCCTCATCGTGTAGAGGGCGTACTCGAACATGGCCATGGCTCCTCTTCCGGGCATCCTGACCTTCGCACCCCTGACCGGCTTCCGATAGCCGTCGGCGGCCATTGCGAGGACGCTTTTTTTCGCATCGTGAATGAGGAAATCCCTGTTTATCGATATCCGGTCCATCCCCTCTCTCAGGTACCCCAGTGCGAACGCCTCCTTCGCGCTGGTGGATACCTTGGCCATGGCGACCGTCTCGAAGGCCTTTCTCAAAAAGGGGAGCGGATCCGCACTCACGTCCTCCGGTATCTGGCCGAGGGCCCGGAGAATCATCTCCTTACACCCGCCGCCCGCCGGGATGAGTCCCACACCCACCTCGACGAGCCCCAGGTAGAGCTCCCCGGCTGCTCTCACCTTCGGGGCGGGAAGCGTTACCTCGGCCCCGCCGCCGAGAGTCATCCCCGCCGGTGCGACTACCACGGGTTTCTCGCAGTACTTTATTCTCATGCACGCTCTCTGAAACTCGTCGATCATCATCGCCACGTTGTCAAAGTTCTTGCTCTGTATCTCCATCAGAAGGAGAAGCAGGTTTGCCCCTGCGGAGAAATGCTCTCCGTGGTTCGCCAGGACAAGCCCTTCGTGCTTCGTGACCTCCCCGGTGGCAAAGTTGATCATCTCCACGATATCCGCATCGATCGCGTTCATCTTCGTGTGGAACTCCAGGCAGAGGACCCCCTCCCCGATGTCGTAGAGCGTTGCGCCGGCATTTTCCTTTACCACACCCCGGGACTGCCGCACATCGGGAAGATGGATGATATTCTCGTTTACCGGGATGTGGCGGTAGTCTCCCGAGGAGAAATCGAAATATCGCCTCTTTCCATTTTCTTTGTCGTAGAAGCCCTCATGCCCCTTACCGAGAAATTCCCTGACCTTCTCCGGTATCTCCCTGCCTTCCCTTTCCATTTTTTCCACCGACTCCCTGAC contains:
- the acnA gene encoding aconitate hydratase AcnA, translating into MGKRKGNSYGTKRTVRIDGRDHIFHSLPALYDAGIGDVSRLPYSLRILLENLLRHENGVTVTAEVIASLAGWDPHGGPGIEIEFMPARVLLQDFTGVPAVVDLAAIRSALTRLGGNPGRVNPRIPVDLVIDHSIQVDRFGSDSAFLENERLEFERNKERYQLLKWAQQAFDNFTVVPPNTGICHQVNLEFLGRVAMVSEGDDGLTVYPDTLVGTDSHTPMINGIGVLGWGVGGIEAEAVLLGQPYSMPIPEVVGVRFTGDLPAYATATDLVLTVTERLRKLGVVGKFVEYFGPGLPGLGVADRATIGNMTPEYGATVGIFPVDGQTVEYLRLTGREEAARVAEAYYREQDLWYDPGKPDPVYSQVVEIDLGSIEPSLAGPSRPQDRVSLSGAGDSFYQLLEDTGKMAQIKIDREHLEDWLNEGGCPVNGEIPASAGVGPKDICVPISKHDGTSYGLCHGYVVIAAITSCTNTSNPSVMIQAGLLARNAIKRGLQVKPWVKTSFAPGSVAVTDYLIDSGLMPYLEGLRFHLVGYGCTTCIGNSGPLPDDIRKAVVEDDLVVSSVLSGNRNFEGRIHNQVRANYLASPPLVVAYALGGKMSLDLTKDPLGHDTAGNPVYLRDIWPPPAEVQEHVQKYVTPVKFQNTYANVFQGSEQWNVMKVPGGGDYRWDETSTYIKEPPYFADMAADLSDQGDIAGARVLALLGDTVTTDHISPAGAIPEESPAGQYLIAKGVSVADFNSYGSRRGNHEVMIRGTFGNVRIKNQLLAGIEGGFTRHFPTDEQMWIYDAAMRYGDERVPLIVVAGKEYGTGSSRDWAAKGTRLLGVRAVIAESFERIHRSNLIGMGVLPLQFRDGESWKSLGLTGRETYHIAGVSSLSPASKLEVRAVSPDGAERSFSVLARIDTPNEFEYFTNGGILPFVLRQFLKE
- the sfsA gene encoding DNA/RNA nuclease SfsA, with translation MHLFGKVERATFVARPNRFTVECVLKGKRVTAYLPNPGRLWELMIPGATVYLERAAAAERKLSFTAVAVERSGIPVMLHTHRTNDVAAALIEENRIPGLEGFRITGREVRLNRSRVDFRLERGREEILLEVKSCTLFGSRVAMFPDAVTARGRRHLEELARIPGKGKRGAILFIVHWPHAEYFLPEYHTDLPFSLSFLEARDKLTILTAAVGWKGDLSREDSVTPLTVPWEVIAREAKDRGSYLIILRLSRRRVLSVGKLGRVAFPKGYYVYCGSAKKNLTGRIARHRRLRKKHFWHIDYLREAGEFVAALPVRTGDDLECEIARSVEKLGEVPVPSFGASDCSCPSHLVKMPHNPLYSAKFHYLLQYYRMDRLFTDS
- the lhgO gene encoding L-2-hydroxyglutarate oxidase, which gives rise to MALLRQYRVSLVLLEAEEQLAAHQSGRNSGVIHAGLYYRPGSLKARYCVEGREALYRFCEDHAIPSERCGKIVVAVSREEAPRLDELERRGMENGLSGLKGIRGEEIAEYEPHASGVRGLLVPETGIVDFTRVTESFAAVIMERGGEIRRGARVTSVSMEGGGMAIETEGGVVHSRYLINCAGLYADRVARMCGVDPGIQIIPFRGEYYTLVSHRRHLVKNLIYPVPDPRFPFLGVHFTRMVGGEVEAGPNAVLALKREGYGRFDFSLADTGQMLRYPGFWRMVAKYGRVGAGEFYRSFSRTAFLRALERLVPQISAGDIVPAKSGVRAQALEPDGSLVDDFRIAATDRTIHVLNAPSPAATASIPIGNAIAGRAAENFGIKKAPGHNGKEW
- a CDS encoding sugar kinase; the protein is MRVTGLGQCCLDYLGLVESFPETDTKTEILLWKEQGGGPVATALVALSRLGASCRFYGVRGDDGAGEKIEASLAGEKIDVGGLVTRRGASSQEAFIAIERGTGTRTIFWKRATGEELREKELGEDFLLGADFLLLDGLMAEVSLLAARRANELGIPVMLDAGRVRKGMLEIAALSDYLVASGEFAADLGWDPSGGDLRRAAERFSCKAVTVTLGSRGSVTWDGRDMISVPAFEVDVADTTGAGDVFHGGYIFGLLKGWDIRRTVIFASALAAMKCREIGGRSGIPGIAGVLAFLGERGYDYRV
- a CDS encoding acetyl-CoA C-acyltransferase; translation: MSTVYIVSPKRTAIGRALRGTLKDTRPDDLAAEVIKGILEENPDLDPGRIDDIILGCAMPEAEQGMNVARIAAFKAGVPCDVPAMTINRFCSSGLQSIAIAADRVFSGASGLIVAGGTESMSMVPMGGNKVAFNPDLIESYPEVYMPMGLTAEEVVKKYEISREEQDAFALKSHQRAVAAISGGRFGEEIVPVETFVFIADNGGPPVKKQVLFDTDEGPREDTSLAALSKLRPAFSSTGTVTAGNSSQMSDGAAAVLVASAEAVEAYDLKPLARFLGYDVAGVPPEIMGIGPVKAIPKVLQRLGIKQGDIGLIELNEAFAAQSLAVMQELGLDPERVNVNGGAIALGHPLGCTGAKLTATLLYEMKRQGVSLGMVTMCIGGGMGAAGVFELM